One window of Candidatus Portiera aleyrodidarum genomic DNA carries:
- a CDS encoding 2-oxoglutarate dehydrogenase E1 component — protein sequence MQIALDNVSYLEELYEQYHKHKGKVTEEWRQYFDYISKKECIVQKKENIKKQMIVLQLINAYRYMGHIKANINPINPGKNKVALQLSLYELNKEDINKVFYTGVGKNKATLKEIIEVLDITYCRSIGCEFMHLINNEEKVWLEQSLESVRNNYSQTKKISLHILELITAAEGLENYLSSKYPGTKRFGIEGGETLIPMLYELIQRSGNYSIKEIFMGMAHRGRINVLVNILGKSPADIIKEFEGKQIYESGSGDVKYHQGFSSKIMTKGGGVHLKLAFNPSHLEIIYPVIEGAVRARQDYINDMTKVTKVLPIVIHGDTAFSGQGVVMETLQMSKIKEYNTGGTLHIIINNQIGFTTYRHNARSTKYCSDIAKMFQYPVLHVNGDDPEAVQYVTQLAVDYRNKFKKDVVIDMICYRRRGHHESDEPSITQPIMYKKIKNHPTTREIYSKYLLKQGLISKKEVKNMVYLYRHNLDYDANNSYKKSSVIMYKYYDSYDEYTSFEMKRMHSLAGKMCHLGLGIEVEVQSTVAKIYEDRRMVSSNINWGFAEMLSYATLLDEGYAIRITGQDTGRGTFSHRHAVIHNQKDGSVWIPMQHIKKGQPKFTIVDSILSEEAVLAFEYGYSTTSQNMFVAWEAQFGDFANGAQVVIDQFISSGETKWGSLCGLTLLLPHGYEGQGPEHSSARIERFIQLCAEQNMQLCIPTNPSQLFHLIRSHVRRKLRKPLILMQPKSLLRHKYAKSSLEDLSYGSFKTVIGETENIDPDIVKRIIITSGKVYYDLFAYRKANNIKDTAILRIEQLYPFPEKSIIENLSSYSKCEHIIWCQEEPKNQGAWYQIKYYLNKKLKLKFIGRTAAAAPASGYIDVHMKQQANLIKEAFL from the coding sequence ATGCAAATAGCCTTAGATAATGTTAGTTATTTAGAAGAACTATACGAACAATACCATAAACATAAAGGTAAGGTTACTGAAGAATGGCGTCAATATTTTGACTATATTAGTAAAAAAGAATGCATTGTTCAAAAAAAAGAAAATATAAAAAAACAAATGATCGTGTTGCAACTTATTAACGCTTATCGTTATATGGGGCATATAAAGGCAAATATAAACCCTATAAACCCAGGTAAGAATAAGGTTGCGCTTCAATTGTCATTATACGAATTGAATAAAGAAGATATAAATAAAGTCTTTTATACTGGGGTTGGTAAAAATAAAGCAACATTAAAAGAAATTATTGAAGTTTTGGATATAACTTACTGTAGATCAATAGGATGTGAATTTATGCATCTTATTAATAATGAAGAAAAAGTGTGGCTAGAGCAAAGTTTGGAATCTGTACGTAACAACTACTCACAAACAAAAAAAATAAGTTTGCATATTCTAGAATTAATTACTGCAGCTGAAGGATTAGAAAATTATTTATCTAGTAAATATCCTGGTACTAAACGTTTTGGTATAGAGGGTGGAGAAACTTTAATTCCTATGTTATATGAATTAATTCAACGTTCTGGTAATTATAGTATTAAAGAAATTTTTATGGGTATGGCTCACAGAGGACGTATAAATGTATTAGTTAATATTTTGGGTAAGAGCCCAGCAGATATAATAAAGGAATTTGAAGGAAAACAAATATATGAATCAGGTTCTGGTGATGTTAAATATCATCAAGGTTTTAGTTCAAAAATAATGACAAAAGGTGGTGGGGTGCATTTGAAATTAGCATTTAATCCATCACATCTAGAAATTATTTATCCAGTAATAGAAGGAGCGGTTCGTGCGAGACAAGATTATATTAATGATATGACAAAAGTAACAAAAGTATTACCTATTGTTATACATGGTGATACAGCATTTTCTGGACAAGGTGTGGTAATGGAAACATTACAAATGTCAAAAATAAAGGAATATAATACGGGGGGTACTTTACATATTATTATTAATAATCAGATAGGTTTTACTACTTATAGACACAATGCACGATCTACTAAATATTGTAGTGATATTGCAAAAATGTTTCAATATCCTGTTTTACATGTAAATGGAGATGATCCAGAAGCTGTTCAATATGTAACCCAATTAGCAGTTGATTATAGGAATAAATTCAAAAAAGATGTGGTAATTGATATGATATGTTATCGTCGTAGGGGACATCATGAATCAGATGAACCATCAATAACACAACCAATTATGTATAAAAAAATAAAAAATCATCCAACTACACGGGAAATTTATTCAAAATATTTATTAAAACAAGGTTTAATATCAAAGAAGGAGGTTAAAAATATGGTGTATTTATATCGCCATAATTTAGATTATGATGCTAATAATTCATATAAAAAATCAAGTGTTATTATGTATAAGTATTATGATTCGTATGATGAGTATACCTCATTTGAAATGAAGCGTATGCATTCATTAGCGGGAAAAATGTGCCATTTGGGTTTGGGTATCGAAGTCGAAGTTCAAAGTACAGTTGCTAAAATTTACGAAGATCGTCGTATGGTTAGTAGTAATATCAATTGGGGTTTTGCGGAGATGTTATCATATGCTACTTTATTAGATGAAGGTTATGCCATTCGTATAACAGGTCAAGATACAGGAAGAGGAACTTTCTCTCATCGTCATGCAGTAATACATAATCAAAAAGATGGATCAGTATGGATACCTATGCAACATATAAAAAAAGGGCAACCTAAGTTTACTATAGTAGATTCTATTCTTTCAGAAGAAGCTGTGCTTGCTTTTGAATATGGTTATTCTACTACATCACAAAATATGTTCGTAGCTTGGGAAGCTCAGTTTGGAGACTTTGCTAATGGAGCCCAGGTAGTGATTGATCAATTTATATCTTCTGGTGAAACTAAGTGGGGAAGTTTATGCGGTCTAACTTTATTACTCCCCCATGGTTATGAAGGTCAAGGTCCAGAGCATTCTTCTGCACGTATTGAACGATTTATTCAGTTATGTGCTGAACAAAATATGCAATTATGTATACCTACAAATCCTTCCCAACTATTTCATTTAATACGTAGTCATGTAAGACGGAAATTACGTAAACCATTAATATTGATGCAACCAAAAAGTTTATTGCGGCATAAATATGCTAAATCTAGTTTGGAAGATTTATCTTATGGAAGTTTTAAAACGGTGATTGGTGAAACGGAGAATATTGATCCAGATATAGTAAAAAGAATTATAATTACATCAGGTAAAGTATATTACGATTTATTTGCTTATCGTAAAGCAAATAATATTAAGGATACTGCTATTTTACGAATAGAACAGCTTTATCCTTTTCCTGAAAAAAGTATTATAGAAAACTTATCTAGTTACTCTAAGTGTGAACATATTATATGGTGTCAAGAAGAACCTAAAAATCAAGGAGCTTGGTATCAAATTAAGTACTATTTAAATAAGAAGCTTAAGCTAAAGTTTATAGGTCGTACTGCAGCAGCAGCACCAGCATCTGGTTATATTGATGTACATATGAAACAGCAGGCTAATTTAATAAAAGAAGCCTTTCTTTAA
- the gltX gene encoding glutamate--tRNA ligase yields the protein MDKTFKTPLRTRIAPSPTGEPHIGTAYIALLNFYFARINNGKVILRIEDTDRLRSKSKFEKKILELLHWLGIQWDEGPDIGGNFGPYRQSERNSIYNKYVEKLINSGKVFKCYRTSEELEKLRKGKFDKALKEKDLQLDYKELKLRKKNNWPYVIRLKVPKEGICVFYDVLRGSIKMNWDQVDSQILIKSDGTPTYHLANVVDDYLMGITNVIRGEEWINSTPKHKLIYEYLGWPTPEFCHLPLLRNPDRSKLSKRKQNNSIEYYRKMGYLPQTIINYLGSIGGIKNTKFSIEDMQSKFDIKSISLGGPIFDLDKLTWLNGIYIRSMEDKKLIKVMYEWAKDYIYKILPSIKPRIKILTDIIPLSEHFFSGLPKLKAEDFKVIALKNTMQIKVLKFLWLQLEYIEKWDKATILYKVKQLSNHFKIKMKTILAPIFIAINGRLISTSVIDTIVIIGKDITIIRIKQAINILGGITLEQENKIIKEYQNKYANSLR from the coding sequence TTGGATAAAACGTTTAAAACACCTCTACGCACACGTATTGCCCCTTCACCTACAGGAGAACCGCATATTGGTACAGCATATATTGCTTTATTAAATTTTTATTTTGCTCGTATTAATAATGGAAAAGTAATTCTTCGTATTGAAGATACAGATAGATTGCGATCAAAAAGTAAATTTGAAAAAAAAATTTTAGAATTATTACATTGGTTAGGCATTCAATGGGATGAAGGACCGGATATAGGAGGAAATTTCGGACCTTATCGTCAAAGCGAACGTAATAGTATCTATAATAAATATGTTGAGAAATTAATTAATTCAGGTAAGGTATTTAAATGTTATCGAACTAGTGAAGAACTAGAAAAATTGCGGAAAGGTAAATTTGATAAAGCATTAAAAGAAAAAGATTTACAGTTAGATTATAAAGAATTAAAATTGCGTAAAAAAAACAATTGGCCTTATGTAATACGGCTTAAGGTTCCTAAGGAAGGAATATGCGTATTTTATGATGTATTAAGGGGTAGTATTAAAATGAATTGGGATCAGGTTGATTCACAAATTTTAATAAAATCTGACGGAACACCTACTTATCATTTAGCTAATGTAGTAGACGATTACTTGATGGGGATTACTAATGTAATAAGGGGTGAAGAATGGATAAATTCTACTCCAAAACATAAGTTGATTTATGAATATTTAGGCTGGCCAACACCAGAATTTTGTCACTTACCATTATTACGTAATCCAGATAGATCAAAACTATCTAAGCGCAAACAAAATAATTCAATTGAATATTATCGTAAAATGGGTTATTTACCCCAAACAATAATCAATTACTTAGGTAGTATTGGTGGTATTAAAAATACTAAGTTTTCTATAGAAGATATGCAATCTAAATTTGATATTAAGAGTATATCTTTAGGAGGTCCAATATTTGATTTAGACAAATTGACTTGGTTAAATGGTATTTATATTCGATCAATGGAAGATAAAAAGTTAATTAAGGTTATGTATGAATGGGCTAAAGACTATATATATAAGATTTTACCATCAATTAAACCTCGTATAAAAATTTTAACTGATATTATTCCTTTATCTGAACATTTTTTTTCTGGATTACCTAAATTAAAAGCGGAAGATTTTAAAGTTATTGCTTTGAAAAACACAATGCAAATTAAAGTACTTAAATTTTTATGGTTGCAGTTAGAATATATAGAAAAATGGGACAAGGCAACTATACTATATAAGGTTAAACAATTATCTAACCATTTTAAAATAAAAATGAAAACAATACTAGCTCCAATTTTTATTGCAATTAATGGAAGATTAATTTCTACATCGGTAATTGATACTATAGTAATTATTGGTAAAGATATAACGATTATACGTATAAAGCAGGCAATAAATATATTAGGAGGAATAACACTAGAACAGGAAAATAAAATAATAAAGGAATATCAAAACAAATATGCAAATAGCCTTAGATAA
- the lpdA gene encoding dihydrolipoyl dehydrogenase — protein sequence MEANFDVIVIGAGPAGYVAAIRAAQLGLKTACVEKWIKDGRMIYGGTCLNVGCIPSKTLLEISHKFIEARDKFEELGIKIDKISIDIKNMIRHKNKIVYSLIDGIDALFRANGVIVLKGTGKILNEKKVELSHNGKKSIFKANNIIIASGSIPSSINQVPLNGDTIIDSAAALSLQEVPNRLGIIGAGIIGIELGSVWSRLGSKVTILEALDKLFPVVDETLAKEISKILTKQGLNIKFNVRIMGSEIKNKEVKVNFMDPFGEHSLTFDKLIVCIGRIPYRPPYSGIEIDDKGFIKVDNQCKTSVSGIYAVGDVVRGPMLAHKAAQEGIMVAEIIAGNNVQINYDTIPWVIYTRPEIAWVGKNEQQLKSAGINYKVGSFPFANCGRARANNAIQGMVKIIADVNDRILGVHIMGQNASELIAQGVIAMEFSSSAEDLALTCFAHPTLSEAVHEAACATSSGTTIHKV from the coding sequence ATGGAAGCTAATTTTGATGTAATTGTTATAGGTGCTGGTCCAGCTGGTTACGTTGCAGCTATAAGAGCGGCGCAATTAGGACTAAAAACTGCTTGTGTTGAAAAATGGATTAAAGATGGAAGAATGATTTATGGAGGTACTTGCTTAAATGTTGGATGTATCCCTTCAAAAACATTATTAGAAATATCACATAAGTTTATTGAGGCTAGGGATAAATTCGAAGAATTAGGTATTAAGATTGATAAAATTAGTATCGATATTAAAAATATGATCAGGCATAAAAATAAAATTGTTTATAGTTTAATTGATGGAATTGATGCTTTGTTTAGAGCTAATGGGGTTATAGTATTGAAAGGAACTGGTAAGATTTTAAATGAAAAAAAAGTAGAATTGTCTCATAACGGAAAAAAGAGTATTTTTAAAGCTAATAATATTATTATTGCTTCAGGATCTATTCCTAGCAGCATTAATCAGGTACCATTAAATGGAGATACAATAATAGACTCTGCAGCTGCATTAAGTTTACAGGAGGTACCTAATCGTTTAGGTATAATAGGAGCAGGTATTATTGGGATAGAATTAGGTTCAGTTTGGAGTAGACTAGGCAGTAAGGTTACTATATTGGAAGCGTTAGATAAATTATTTCCAGTTGTAGATGAAACTTTAGCTAAAGAAATATCAAAAATATTAACAAAACAAGGGTTAAATATTAAATTTAATGTGCGTATTATGGGTAGCGAAATTAAAAATAAAGAAGTTAAAGTTAATTTTATGGATCCCTTTGGTGAGCATAGCTTAACTTTTGATAAGTTGATAGTTTGTATAGGTAGGATACCTTATAGACCACCTTATAGCGGGATAGAGATTGATGATAAAGGATTTATCAAAGTTGACAATCAATGTAAAACAAGTGTATCAGGAATTTATGCTGTAGGAGACGTTGTAAGGGGTCCTATGTTAGCACATAAAGCGGCTCAAGAAGGTATTATGGTAGCTGAAATTATTGCTGGTAATAATGTACAGATAAATTATGATACTATTCCATGGGTTATTTATACAAGACCCGAAATAGCTTGGGTGGGTAAAAATGAACAGCAGCTTAAATCAGCAGGTATTAACTATAAAGTAGGGAGTTTTCCGTTTGCTAATTGCGGTAGAGCTAGGGCAAATAATGCAATACAAGGTATGGTTAAAATAATTGCAGATGTAAATGATCGAATTTTAGGTGTACATATAATGGGACAAAATGCTAGTGAATTAATTGCTCAGGGTGTTATTGCAATGGAATTTAGTTCTAGTGCTGAGGATTTGGCATTAACATGTTTTGCTCATCCTACCCTTTCAGAAGCAGTACACGAAGCAGCTTGTGCTACATCATCAGGTACTACTATTCATAAGGTTTAG
- the sucB gene encoding dihydrolipoyllysine-residue succinyltransferase gives MKRIIKIKYIDIKAPSFPESVNEGTVATWHKKPGDKISRYEIIVEVETDKVLLEVVSPAEGILKDIKIPVGKTCKSEQLLGIIVDNKEDISPSARKMMANNSIDVKAIIGTGKGGRILKEDVQRSLKEDVQRSLKEDVQRSLKEDVQRSLKEDVQRSLKEDVQRSLKEDVQRSLKEDVQRSLKEVGEKRVPMSRLRQTMAKRIVKAQKNAALLTTYNEVDMSNIIEIRVQYRELFKEIHGTKLGLMGFFVKACTVALKRFNKVNAFIDAKEIVYHNYQDIGIAVSTNRGLVVPILRNTDSMEIVDIEKLIMDFRQRGINGKLSIKEITGGTFTISNGGVFGSLFSTPIINPPQTAILGMHKIQKRPVVLNGEIVIRPMMYLALSYDHRILDGKDAVQFLNLVKELLENPIRFILNI, from the coding sequence ATAAAAAGGATAATTAAGATTAAATATATAGATATAAAAGCTCCTAGCTTTCCTGAATCGGTAAATGAAGGTACAGTTGCTACTTGGCATAAAAAACCTGGGGATAAAATTTCACGATATGAAATTATTGTTGAAGTAGAAACTGATAAAGTATTGCTAGAGGTTGTGTCACCAGCGGAAGGGATTCTTAAAGATATAAAGATACCAGTAGGTAAAACATGCAAATCAGAGCAATTGCTAGGTATTATAGTAGATAACAAAGAAGATATTTCACCATCGGCACGCAAAATGATGGCTAATAATAGTATAGATGTTAAAGCAATTATTGGTACTGGAAAAGGGGGACGTATACTAAAAGAAGATGTTCAACGTAGTCTAAAAGAAGATGTTCAACGTAGTCTAAAAGAAGATGTTCAACGTAGTCTAAAAGAAGATGTTCAACGTAGTCTAAAAGAAGATGTTCAACGTAGTCTAAAAGAAGATGTTCAACGTAGTCTAAAAGAAGATGTTCAACGTAGTCTAAAAGAAGATGTTCAACGTAGTCTAAAAGAAGTCGGAGAAAAAAGGGTACCAATGAGTCGGTTACGTCAGACGATGGCTAAGCGTATAGTAAAAGCGCAAAAAAATGCTGCATTGTTAACTACTTATAATGAAGTAGATATGAGTAATATAATAGAGATACGCGTACAATATAGAGAGCTATTTAAAGAAATACATGGTACTAAGCTAGGATTAATGGGTTTTTTTGTAAAAGCCTGCACTGTAGCCCTAAAACGTTTTAATAAAGTTAATGCCTTTATTGATGCTAAAGAAATTGTTTATCATAATTATCAAGATATTGGAATAGCAGTTTCTACAAATAGGGGTTTAGTTGTTCCAATATTAAGAAATACTGATTCTATGGAAATAGTAGATATAGAGAAATTAATTATGGATTTCAGGCAACGTGGTATTAATGGAAAATTAAGTATTAAAGAAATTACTGGTGGAACTTTTACTATAAGCAATGGAGGGGTATTTGGATCTCTTTTTTCTACTCCTATTATTAACCCGCCTCAAACGGCTATTCTGGGCATGCACAAAATTCAAAAACGTCCAGTAGTTTTAAATGGAGAAATAGTTATACGTCCGATGATGTATTTAGCGTTGTCTTATGATCATCGTATACTTGATGGTAAGGATGCAGTACAATTTTTAAATTTAGTTAAGGAGCTTTTAGAAAACCCTATACGGTTTATATTAAATATTTAA